CTGGCGCGACCTTATCGCGCGTCCGGTCCACCCTGACGAACGTCCCCGCGCGCCCATCTCGATCGAGGTGGACCTTGCGGCAGCGGCGAGAGGGTGAGCGTGCCGGACGATCTGACCGTCTACTACGATGGGGCCTGCCCGCTCTGCCGGACCGAGATCGGGCATTACCGGGGCTGTGCCGGAGCCGAGCGGGTGCGCTTCGTCGATCTCGCGACCTTGCATGACGACGCGTCCCTCGGCCCGGGGCTCGACCGGGCCGCCGCGCAGGCGCGGTTCCACGTGCGCGAGGCGGATGGGCGCCTGGTGTCCGGCGCGGCCGCCTTCGCCCGCCTGTGGCGCCGTCTGCCGGCCTGGCGCTGGCTCGGCCGGCTCGTCGAGGTCCGGGTGCTGGGTTGTCGTCCCGTGCTGCTCCTCGCGGAGGCGGCCTACCGCCTGTTCCTCCCGCTGCGGCCGTGCCTGGCGCGCGGCTTGAGCCGCAGCGGCGTTCTCCGGAATTCGGCGTGAGGCCCGGATCCGGCGGGGCGCCGCGCGGGTGCCTCGTCCCCCTGCAGGAAGGTGTCGCATGAGCAGTGCGGTCGTCGTCGGGGCCTCGGGCGGGAT
This is a stretch of genomic DNA from Methylobacterium sp. 17Sr1-1. It encodes these proteins:
- a CDS encoding DUF393 domain-containing protein encodes the protein MSVPDDLTVYYDGACPLCRTEIGHYRGCAGAERVRFVDLATLHDDASLGPGLDRAAAQARFHVREADGRLVSGAAAFARLWRRLPAWRWLGRLVEVRVLGCRPVLLLAEAAYRLFLPLRPCLARGLSRSGVLRNSA